A window of Miscanthus floridulus cultivar M001 chromosome 12, ASM1932011v1, whole genome shotgun sequence genomic DNA:
ATGACAACCAAAGCGTTGAACTGGATGTTCAACTCACTGCCGCATTTGAGGAGTGCTGCATGTAACTCCCTTCCCAAACTCAGCAGAGCTAGCTCCGCACAAACTTGGAGCACCGCGACGGCCGTGTAAGAATTCATACTGAACCCGGCACTCTGCATCCCTCGGAACAGCACCAGAGCTTCCAAGGCCCTCCCATTCTGCACGCACCCTGATATAACCGAGTTCCAGGACGCGACGTCCCTTGCGTCCTGCAGCCACTCGAACACCCGCAGCGCTGAATCCAGCAAGCCGTACTTGGCGTACATCCCGATAAGCGCATTGGCCACGAGGGTGCTCTTATCAAGTCCGACCTTCACCGCCAGCCCGTGCACCTCGCCCCCGCAGCGCCCGTCCCCTTCCACCCCGCACGCCTTGAGGACGGACGCGAGCGTGCAGCCGTCGGGCGCCGATCCCCGGGGCCGCTGACGCCCGCATGGCAGCGTAGACCCGCAAGGCCTCGCCGGCGCTCCCGGACGAGAGGTACGCCCCAACGAGCGCGTTCCAGGAGAAGACGGTCCGCGCGGGCATTCCGTTGAACAGGCGGCGCGCGTCGTCCACTCGCCCGCACCGGCCGTACATGAACACAAGCTTGGTAGCAAGGAAGCCATCATCGTCTTCGTCCAGGGAACCTGTGGCCAGGGCGTGCGCATGGAGCTGCCTGCCCTCCGCGGCCGCCCTCCTGGCGGCGACGAGGTCCAGCACCCAGCCGTAGTGCTCCCgagcaggcggcgcccgggccgtGAGCAGGCGCAAGGCTTGACGCAGGTCGCCTTCCTTGCAGAGCCGCTTCAGGGAGGCCGAGGCGGAGTAGGGAGGCAATACGGAGGGTGCGACAGGAGGAGTTCGGTGGGGGAGTGGTGGGAGGGACAGCGCGGCGGTGGCCATGACGGTGGCGGGCTTGGAGGCCCCGGGGAGACGGACGCTCATGTCTGTGGCAACGGCCGTCAGCGAAGATATCTGTGGATTGGGTATGGTTTCTGTTCTTCGTATGGCCCGACGTGCCAGCCCAACAAGAAAATCTCATATATGGGCTGAAACCCTAGGCCTATCTTGGAATTACGCAATAGTTCGCGAATCGGGCTGGGCCTGGCAGATTAGTCATTAGTGGAATTCCGTCAATAGTCCAACCAGATGTAGTTCAGCTGGTTGAATATATATTTCTCAAAAAAAAGCTGGTTGAATATATTCTCCTCTCCTACAACtataaaaagaaagaaagtaagACCACCGTTTCATGCGATAATCGTCGATCCGCTTCACCTCTTGCGACCGCGACTTCCCTCCAGCCACCACGACTTCCCCCGTGCGACCGCGACTTCCCTCCAGCCACCACGACTTCCCCCGTGCGATCCCTCTCCGCGCCGTCAATCACACACCCAGCGCTCCATCCCCCGCGCCATCGTGCGATCCCTCTCCTCCCCGTGATCCTTCTTTCCCTGCGCGCTCGCTTCCTCTCCGCGTCGTCAATCACGCACCCAGCGCTCCTTCCCCCACTGCGATCGTGCGATCCATCTCCTCCCCAGCAATCCTTCCTTCCCCATGCGCTCCTTCCTCTCCAACGCCGTCCTGCCGGTGTCTGAACCCCCGCCGCCCGTGCTAAACATTGACCACCCCGCGTTTTCCACCCAGCCGGCGAGAGGCGGACGACGCTGCCCAGGTCTCTGTCGGGCACTTCGCCGCCGACGTgcacccaccaggtatgcccAGCCCACCCCATCcattcccttcctgctgtgcgaaaactgagaacccaaaccctaatgcaAGCAATTTGCGTTCAGATCCCATCTAATTACACTGTAGACATGTATTATGCCTATTAACTCCTGTTAGGTTCAACCCTGCTTGTGATTGATCAAATTACAAGTGTATACATGTATTATGTTGTTCTGACGGAAAAGAAATCTGTTTTGGTCCTATGGATGATCCACCCCATGGGGTTTCTCTTAATCATTCTGAAGACGAAAATGTATTGTCATCATTATCATGTATTGAAGCCATTATGTATTTTATATTTTACTTTTTTTACTACTTTTAATCGTCTCTAAATTTTTCACTGGTACTTTATGTTGTTCGGTTTGTATGCTAATAAATCAAGGAATTCAAGGGCCCGAGGGAACAGTATATGCTATGGGAGTTTTCATTCTGAAGATACAAATTCCTTAAAGGtgcattttttatagatatcaaaatcAAACCTCTATGCCTCACTGAAAATGAGAAGAGAAGCTCATCTTTATCACCCTATAATATCTTTTCTGATATTCATACTTTTTCGCAGACACAGGTATCCTTCTGAAACCACCCAATGTGACTTTTGTTACTCCCATTTGTCATCCCAATATTGACAATGGAGGGCGCATTTGCCTTGATATTCTGAATTTACCCCCAAAGGGAATCGATAGGAATTGCCCACATGCTCAATGGTAGCTTAGAAATCTCATAAATTCATATCCAGTCTAGATATTTTAGAAACTCTTATTTGTAATCGCATCAGTCTTTGTCATTGATGATGATATTATTGCATAGGGAGCCTAGCAACCATCACTCAAGGTAATTCAGGATTGTGGCAGTGATCAATATTGATATTGTTTTGACAAGTATTAGCTTGCTACTAAGTGATCCACACCCGGATGATGGGTTGATGGCTCAAATAGTAAGAACATTTCAGTACAGTTGCAGTATGATAGTGGTATACTGATACATAATGCACTTGAGCTCATCATCCAACTATGTTTCTTTTTCCGAGACAGAGTCGAGAATACAAATACAATAGACAAGTTTTAGACATAAATGCTCGATTATGGACAGAGAAGTATGTTTCATTTCTTGTTAAGGCCCCGAGAAGAGCAGTGAGAAATCAAGGTCCATCAGGGTCAGTATATCCAAAGTACTTGCTTAAGAAAATAGCTGATGTAGTCAAGAAGCATCCTAGGCTTCTGGTAATTTCTTTGGTTTATATTGAACTTTTAATCAACCTGATAAATTTCACTGAACATCAtaaagtgtcattttttttaaatttttgcaTGTTCTATCTAATGAAATTTATGAGCATACTATCTACCCGCCTGCAAAACACACAAGCTTTGCTTAACTGCCTGGAATGTGGGAAAGAACATTAACTAGAAATGGTTTTTCTAAGGATCTGTTTGTTGTTAACTTTGTTACCCCTCTCCAAAAATGCGTGTGAGCTTTATTAGCTTTATTTATTGCCCTTATCGTAAATATTATAATGTACCTTTTCAGAACTACATGCCTAACTTATTCCAAAATCAGAACTTGGCCATTAGGTAATGTAACCAAGTACTGAAATATTTAATGATGGAACTTTTACAGGCTTTTGCTACGACGGGTTGGTATTTTGGTTGAGAAGTGAAGTATATTTGAAAAAAACTTGTTAATCTGATCAGGCTTGCACTAATATAAGATTTGCTGAGAGCTAGTGTCAAGTCTAATTGTCTTGTGGATGACCTGATAGATCTTTGAGGACATACAATTTAGAAATAATAATGGTTGGAAATATTAACTATGCAACAGGGGTTGGTTATTATTTTGATGCGCTACTTTGTTGTACATCCTTTATAGCAGTGATTGAATTAGCTTAGAGGATTATAATTTGTAAAGTTCGTTTATAGTAGAGATACAGTCgcaataattttttttcttccgATGGAAGGGGTCTCTATTATGTACATATGCATAGGTCCAAATGTAGATTCCTAAAACAATACAGCAGAGCTTATCTCATTACTTTGTGCTAACGATTTCCTTTTTGGGTTAGATGAGGGCCAATTTACAAGTAGCCGGTGCAAAGCACATGTGACATGTCCATATCTGCTGGACAGTGCAAACTTACAGGCTAATATTTTTCCTAGGGCACGGCCGACGCACGCCGGACAGCGTAGTCCTTCCTTCCCTCGCGCGCGTGGTACGATCTTGCGATCCCTCTCCTCCCCGTGGTGGCACCATCACCTCTCAGCCCCGGCAGCACCTGACATCCTAGCACCGACAGCAGCATCGACACCGGCCGGTGCATCTGCCTGTAGCCGGCGACTGACGGCGCATCACATGGCGCCCGGCGACGCatcccagcgacccaggctcctTGGTGGCGATGGCGGGGCTTGGCTGTCCGACACGCAGATCTACTACGGTGTCTTGTCCTCGGCTCATCTCCGTCTCAGATCCTGGTGTGTGGTGTCGGCAGCGTCTTCCTCCTCTGATTGTCCAGTAGTCCCACTCCCACGACCCCAAGGTGAGCCCATGGCTTCTTGTGTTCTTAATAAATCAACTCGAGTAATCCATCTCCTTCATATATTTGTGTATCTCTCCGTccccaccctctctctctctgtgtgtacAGTAGTTTCTGTATCAAGATGGATATGTAATTAGCTAATCTGATGAGTAAAAGATTCTAATCTTAGGTTATGTTGTTATTCTTTTATTACTTGCAGATTGCGATAGTTTTTATTTTGTATCTATAATTTCTGAAAATTCATGCGATCTGCAGTCTAAATATTCATTTTTTAGATAATAAAGTCTGAATATTCATGTGAGTTCAATTTGTTTCATGTGTGTGCAGTAGTCTGAAAGTAGTAGAGGTGCAGGCTTTTATTTCCATGGTCTCTTAAGGATGTCTTAGAACATGATTGATGATTATTGAATGTTTTTTTCTATACTACTGATGCTGCTATCTAGCTTTATTTCATCATCTCCATCAGGTGTGAAAATGTATGCTGTGCTACTTGCAAAGTTTATCACTACCTTGGGAATCATCTTATGGCTGATTTACATGGTGAATCTAACTCACATAGATCACAGCCAGCTTCTAGATGCACATCTCTCAGTCTACTCACTAGATACCAATCATTTAACTGGGGAGCTAACACAGATACCATAGAAAACTTTGTATCCTGCTATTGCTTTTCAATTTTTGGGATACATTATTTCTTTTCAAAACTAATAATAAGCAATAAAAAATGAGGTCATATTAGTTCTTTTTTTAGTGGCAACTTTTTTGATATTTCTAACTAAAGCTATATTATTGTTTATAGGGTAACATTATAGACTGCAGCTATAAAGAGGAGGATGCATGATGATTATGACAATGGTGGAGAAAACTACAACCAAAGGGATTATGGCAATTATATGATGATAAATACTATGACTATGGATTTCAAAAGTGTTCATGGCCTTTGGTGATGGATATACACTTTTCCAACAGATTATCAAATTGCTTGTTAATGTTGTAACTTAGGTATGTTTAATTTGGTTATCAGGAACTCTTCACTTCCCAATTTTTCCCTTCTATCCATTCGTGTTTTCTCCTTCAAACGCTCGATTTTGGGTCGATAGTGCAGCAACCTGAATTTCCTCACCGGCGCGTGCTCCCTGGGACACAATACTGGTGCATGCAAAGGTCGAGGCCAGGGAGGGAGTACGCGTCGCCAGAGAGGATTGGCGATGCTGCCATGCTGCTCCCCAATTAGTGCAAGGTTCGCCTCTTACGCCGCCTGCGACATGCAACCAAAGGACCACTTCTCTCTCCAGCAGCTAACACTCAGGTAATGTCCAATCATCCATATTTATTCTCTGTAGCTGTCATATGCAAGCGCACAATAATTCTTACATGTATATATTTTTCAAACTATCGCATATTTAAGATGATCAGTccataattcaaaatttggcaacATAGGTTTTATCCAAAGAAAGTGGCAATAGACTAAATTTTGCTTTATTATGATTCTCTCACTATAGGAACACTCTGTTTTGTTTGTATGTTTACTGTAGTGTAATTACAAAATTAATCATTTGCATCCGTACCACAATAGTGTTGGTTACTCTAGATTGTTCAGGTTCATTTTGGTGTGCTTATGCTTAGGGATGCACTACTCAGGTCATTGCTATATATTCTAATTTACTATTTATGTATGCCCCCTTTCATGCTTCTAGAGTACATCCAAATATTCTGCTATCAACTATGATTTGTCTTATTTTCTTTTTGATGGAACAGCATGTAGTTTTTCAACAGATgtttgagcatttattttgtaTCTCTTGTGAATTTATGCGGTTGCTCTACTGGCATTCTTTGGTTTCAAGTCAATAAAAGATGCATTGGCACTTCCTGAAAATGCCAATGGGAAACATTAGGGGAACACAAAAAGTGAGAAAATGGTTGAGGCCGCTTCAGAGAAACTTGAAAAGTGAGGAGCTGGCTAAGGCTAAGAAGCTTGGCAAGGAAAATGTTGTCCTTGTCTAGAAAGTGGTTATGTTCATTCTTTACACAAACTGTAATAATTGTTTACTTTAACATATGTACTCGAATAAGTTTGCAGTACCATACATAGATTTTGTTGAATTGTGTTCCTGATAATCTACTGAATAATAATATATTGTATTTAATATTCACCTAAGGCAATCGTCAAATGGTGTCATATAAATAACTTTGTGCTTAGATGCTAAAAGGAAAGCTCTACAGAGTAGAAGTTAGTGAGCCTGTGACGCCGctgctctctgtgactgtgttaatttcacgaactttgctttttgaattaaatgtcactttaacgacggtatttaattttatagtattgttatcttatcgtgcgatccatgtgtttttagtataaaaatttAGTTATTCTGTAGCAACGTACGGACATGTTACCTAGTCGGAAAAAAAAAGCTGGTTGAATATATTGTGGTAGAATCTGCCCACCGAAGTAAGTTAAGTTTCTAAGAGCAACTCAAGATACTATTTATATCATTTCTAATtaataggaatagagattttgatatAAAAAAATACAGCTGCTTTCTGTGATCTTTGTGCATGCCTAGTCGGCCTTTGTGCCCTGTTTCTTTGCCCGCCTAGGCGGGATCATGTCCTGTACATAAACCTTTGTTTCTTACCTTTTTTAAttgagaggcagagctcctagcgttcttttaaaaaaaagataaaaaaatacAAATATCAACATTCTCTATTCCGGATTTTTGCTAGAAGACGGAGAGCGAGAATGACTCTAACTTGTCGTGGCGCAGGGGGCTCACATTTTCTTAATCTATTGAGTTAGATATGAAATATTGATATTATTCCATATAACTCCATATGTAGGATgtttggaacggagggaataTTGCACTACTACTTAGACCAGCACGGCTACTCCCATGACCTACAAATTATTACGCTTGCAAATTCCGGGGCGTCCCGACCAAAACAAAACTCAATTTTCACAGCTTGTATACAAAATATTACGTTGTCTCTAATAGGAGACCTATTGCGAAACCCAAACCCAAAATAAGTCTCCAACATAATACatatagcctccaacagagtatcctctcttctgaagatccatttacagaaagaatcgtcttttgggtcttgttgttggagaagaccaaagGTATTAAACACTTTGCCTATAACAATACCCAAAGGACGAATGCATCTTAGATTTTAGGATCACGGTTGTTGAAGACAGTCTTACGCTTGtagttcttttcttttctttgagaAGGTACATAGGACACACGCAACCCAGACGCTCCACGCTCACAGAAGATCTCGCCTCCCGTGCGCAATAAATGTCCTACAACCGAACCAAAGGCCACAGTGGCAGAATCAACATGTTTTCGCAAACAGATTTGCTATGTTGTATTCCCCTATCTCTCTCAGTTCTAGCAAGAAGGGAAAGGTTGGATACCACCCATTTGAATACCAGTAGTGTTTATAACCATTTTACAGCCTTATCTGTTATTACAAATTCAGTTCGATTAAATGCAACGCAACCTATGAATCCTGGAACTCAAGTTCCATAGTGCATATACAAGGCACCAAAGAACGGCATTGCTAAAAGTGGCACTTATTCATTTGACAGAGAACCCGGCTTACGGGCATCCAATCCTGATTTTGCTTCTGCCAGAATGCCAGATCAAACAACCTATAGCCTGGGATTCTGGGAACACATCCGATCATCCATATCCAACGCGTAGGACAGTTCACAATGTCGCCTTAAGACTCTGAGATAGAAGTAACATTTTTGTGGCTAAGTAGATAGCACAGGTAAAAGAGCCTACTGTGGATTGCTTCATAAATCATGAGCATCTGCTTTTTGTTCATCCCCTTTGCGCAATATCCCCAAGAAGATCCTTAAGTTCACCCTTCTGAACAAAATTATGACGAAAAAATCAGCCACTAGTAAAGACAATACGTTAATATGCTAATGAAATGAATCAAAAGGTGAAACTTGCCTGGTGCATGCTTAATATGATGTCAGATCCCCCAACAAACTCTCCTTTGATAAATATTTGTGGAAATGTAGGCCAGTTACTGCACCAGCAAAATAAAACTAACAGTGAGATTGATAGGGTGAACCAGGAGCAGAGCCAGGATTAGACTAGCACCTGGGATGGACAAGTTACATCATGCTAAAAATCCTTTTGACTATAACATTTTTACACTTTTTTAAGTATGCTCCCATGTATTTCTGTGCCCCAAACCAGGGGGCTGGAACACAGCGAGCCCAGTCCTGCATTTCTACAAACGTGGGAACAATTTTCTGATTCGAGCATGTGAACCAACTGAACAGTGTCTGGCAATCCATTTCTTAGTTTCAAGCATATCAGTGCACAGCAAGTCAATTAAATGAAAAGGAACATATGGACGATGAATATAACAAGTAACAGGGCATAATGATGTACTAATACAAGACACGAACTGTTACTATTAACACTGCTTGGCATGAAGATGTTCCAAATCATATCTAAGAGACTCAAAACGAAATGTCAACCAGATAATCACAACTCATTTTCATTCTTTTCTctattgtttttctttctttcttgtttgGTTAAAGCTGGTTCATCTCACTTGAAGGCAAACTTGAAGATCGTTACCATTGCCTTATAACATCATGCAACATTTCAATAATCTACCTTAACATGGTTCATTGCCCATTCTGAGAGACAAGCATATTGCTGCTTATTATCTAAAAATACATCATCCAGGAGGTATACGAAGACACTTACGTGTGGGCTTTAACACTCTCTTTGAGCTTGAGATCTCCAAGAATGTCTCTGCCACAGATAGGGACGCCTGAAATCAATAACATAGAGCTTAAAGTTTAGAAAGTGCTATTGATTATCACCTGCATTCAAAACAAATCAGTCTGTAATCTACTAATTAGAGCCAACCTACCATATTGCTGGAGGACCTTAACTGCCAGTGCGCTGAAGCCACACATTGGAGACTCAGGAAAACCCTTCATGTAGATCAAGACTGGGTTCTCCTTGATATCCTGCCCAAAAAAATTGCTATTACAATGAAGAAATGGCAGCTAAAAAGATACATCAATAAGCCTCAGCTTATGCCTAGTTTTATCACAAGTTAGGTGCTTCGATGTTTAACACAAATATTCTTGAATCTCATCTGTGCGTGTAAATACCTGAGCAACAATGTCATGCAATGACATGTCTGAACTTCTGCTTTTTGGCTCGAAATCTTGATGTGTATCAGGATCAGCAGCTATTCGAGCTGCAGTTGAGTTCGTGTTTGCATTAGGATCACCACCTTGTGGTGACGAATAATTCATAAACTGCTGGAAAGCTGGTCGGGACATAACCTGCTCTTCCGGTTAACATGCAGACAAGGattcactaaaattaaaacacaaACACAAACTACGGAGGGGCAAAATATAAACACTAACCAAACAGTTAATACATCATGTGCAGTAATGTGTTGTTTCCTAGATGGTCAACAAGACCAACCTCATATGAACTCATGGCTCATGTCACATATTGAGTAAAACTATATAATTTGTGGGTATTCTTAATCACATATAAGTTCTAAATAAACAAATTGGCACACATAAATAAAGCACATAAAAACTCAAACATGTGTAAAAGTTTCTTAAACAATAACATGCGAAGAGAACTCAACGTAGCAAACAGAGAATGATGGTAGTAACAAAGGAGCAAACTCTCAATTGTGATGAGAAAATAATATGTAATATATGCCGGGAATAGACAGTTACCCTCATTTCCCAATAGTTCATTTGCAAATGGTATAACACATTACTTATGGAAAGCATTAGGAAGTATAGCATCCATAGCATTGTATGAGATGTATTATGCTCTTGTGTATCAATACAGGCAACAAAAATGGTAACAATAAAGAAAAACACCCATTTCTATAGTTACAGAGGTACATTGTAGTGTCCAAACtacaaacaccaaaaatatgaagGTGACTGTTAACTCCAATGCTATGAAACAGGAGCACTGGAAGTCTGGAAAATACACATATACTACAGTGTTTGATTACACAATCCCAGAATAAAACTAATTCATTGGAAGCCTGAAAACTACACATGTAAATTACTCAGCAACACATTTGAAACTCAATGTTTCCATTAAACGATGCACCCACAATGTTGCATACTCGCATGGACCTAAA
This region includes:
- the LOC136497212 gene encoding monothiol glutaredoxin-S1, mitochondrial-like encodes the protein MKRLVSTALATRGLLRSRGLQSTTAVMSRPAFQQFMNYSSPQGGDPNANTNSTAARIAADPDTHQDFEPKSRSSDMSLHDIVAQDIKENPVLIYMKGFPESPMCGFSALAVKVLQQYGVPICGRDILGDLKLKESVKAHTNWPTFPQIFIKGEFVGGSDIILSMHQKGELKDLLGDIAQRG